The proteins below come from a single Serratia fonticola genomic window:
- a CDS encoding TetR/AcrR family transcriptional regulator: MAGRPREFDREQALLQARDLFWRQGFEGTSMSDLVAELGIASARIYKAFGSKELLFREAITHYEAHEGGFAERAFEEQASVREAIKQMLNDAVALYSHGELPQGCMVVSSATSVSEDNQGVMRWLMEHRQQRTQGIIAKLQDAVQAGELPANTDAESLGDYFAAFLHGLSVQARDGVSRARLEKAVKLALTMLDRSPE, from the coding sequence ATGGCAGGTAGACCAAGAGAGTTCGATCGTGAACAGGCCCTATTGCAAGCACGGGACTTATTTTGGCGACAGGGATTTGAAGGCACCTCGATGTCCGACCTGGTGGCCGAACTGGGCATTGCCTCGGCCCGGATCTACAAGGCCTTCGGCTCGAAAGAATTACTGTTTCGTGAAGCGATAACACACTACGAAGCCCACGAAGGTGGCTTTGCCGAGCGTGCTTTCGAAGAACAGGCTAGCGTGCGTGAAGCCATCAAACAGATGTTGAACGACGCTGTTGCCCTCTACAGCCACGGTGAACTTCCTCAAGGGTGCATGGTGGTCTCTTCTGCGACCAGCGTCAGTGAAGATAATCAGGGCGTCATGCGCTGGTTGATGGAACACCGCCAACAGCGCACTCAAGGTATCATCGCCAAGTTGCAGGATGCGGTACAGGCCGGAGAACTCCCCGCCAACACCGATGCAGAGAGCCTTGGCGATTATTTTGCGGCGTTCCTGCATGGTTTGTCCGTTCAGGCTCGGGATGGCGTGAGCCGTGCCCGGCTGGAAAAGGCGGTGAAACTCGCCCTTACTATGCTCGATCGTTCCCCGGAGTAA
- the nudI gene encoding nucleoside triphosphatase NudI: protein MRQRIIVCPLIENDNAYLLCKMAAHKGVFPGQWALSGGGTEPGETIEQALRREVSEELGSDLVLDRIQPWTFRDDVRVKTYEDGSKEQIYMIYLIFDCHAANRTITLNDEFEEYAWVRKEELASYDLNEATRFTLRQRGLLE from the coding sequence ATGCGTCAACGTATTATTGTTTGCCCGTTAATTGAAAACGATAACGCCTATCTGCTATGCAAAATGGCGGCCCATAAAGGGGTGTTCCCCGGTCAATGGGCGTTATCCGGCGGCGGTACCGAGCCAGGAGAAACCATCGAGCAGGCGTTGCGTCGCGAAGTAAGTGAAGAACTGGGTAGCGATCTGGTGCTGGACCGCATTCAACCCTGGACGTTTCGCGATGACGTGCGGGTGAAGACCTACGAAGACGGCAGTAAAGAGCAAATCTATATGATTTACCTGATTTTTGACTGCCACGCGGCCAACCGCACCATCACGCTTAATGACGAGTTTGAAGAATATGCCTGGGTGCGAAAGGAAGAACTGGCCAGCTACGATCTGAACGAAGCAACCCGATTCACGCTACGCCAACGTGGGTTGCTGGAGTAG
- a CDS encoding ArsR/SmtB family transcription factor encodes MVKLSSSPLDAIFHALADPTRRAILRTLAEGEHSIGELAAPFEMSFAGASKHIKALEQAGLVQRTVQGRNHICRLAPEPMVQAMQWLQTYEHFWNERLDALEQALLQADSHPPTE; translated from the coding sequence ATGGTTAAATTATCTTCCTCACCGCTGGACGCCATTTTCCACGCGCTGGCCGACCCGACAAGGCGCGCCATCCTGCGTACATTGGCAGAAGGCGAACACAGCATCGGTGAACTGGCTGCGCCGTTCGAGATGTCGTTTGCCGGAGCTTCCAAGCATATCAAAGCGCTGGAGCAAGCCGGGCTGGTGCAACGCACCGTGCAGGGAAGAAACCATATCTGCCGGCTCGCTCCCGAGCCAATGGTGCAGGCCATGCAGTGGCTGCAAACCTACGAACATTTCTGGAATGAGCGGCTGGACGCGCTAGAACAAGCGCTGTTGCAAGCCGACTCGCATCCTCCGACGGAGTGA
- a CDS encoding SRPBCC family protein, with translation MNDYGMIIETGTLRIQRLLPGPLKRVWAYLIESDKRASWLAAGEMPMQVGAKIELLFCNADLAGEDEKPPAKYKSCAGKIAQMGHITCILPPRLVSFTWAETGEARPSEVTIELTEQEDKVLLTLTHRRLANRDTLLSVASGWHTHLDLLADRLLERTPSPFWASMSRLEDEYRAKL, from the coding sequence ATGAACGACTACGGTATGATTATTGAAACCGGTACGCTGCGGATCCAGCGGCTGCTGCCCGGCCCGCTCAAACGCGTCTGGGCCTACCTGATCGAATCGGATAAACGCGCCAGCTGGCTGGCCGCCGGTGAGATGCCCATGCAGGTCGGGGCCAAGATCGAACTATTGTTTTGCAACGCCGATTTGGCCGGGGAGGATGAAAAACCACCGGCAAAATACAAATCCTGTGCTGGTAAAATCGCTCAGATGGGTCATATCACCTGCATTCTGCCACCGCGCCTGGTGAGCTTTACCTGGGCAGAAACAGGGGAAGCCCGCCCTTCTGAAGTCACTATTGAACTGACCGAGCAAGAGGATAAGGTGCTGTTGACCCTTACCCATCGCCGCCTGGCCAACCGCGATACCCTGCTCAGCGTCGCCAGCGGCTGGCATACCCATCTGGATCTGCTGGCCGATCGCCTGCTGGAGCGGACACCAAGCCCGTTCTGGGCCTCAATGAGCCGGTTGGAAGACGAGTACCGGGCCAAACTGTAA